The window CGCGCTCGATACCGAGACAGCCTCCATCAGTGGAAACGTCGACAGCAACCAGATTCAACACCTGCCCTCCTCCGGCCGCGACGTCTTTCAACTTGTCCAGCTCGCGCCAGGCGTCTTCGGCGATGGCGCCCAATCCTCCAATCCGAACAACGCGAATCAGCTTCCCGGCACTCAAGGCCCCGGAGGCGCGAACAGAGCCAACGGCATCTTCCAAACCGAAAACGGCCCGCAGGCAAACGCCAATGGAGGCCAATACGAGACCAATGGCATCAGCATCGACGGCATCAGCACAGTCAGCGCGGTGTGGGGCGGAACATCCATCATCACGCCGACCGAAGACTCCGTTGGCAGCGTCAAGGTTCTCTCCAATGGTTACGACGCAGAGAATGGCCGCTTCAGCGGGGCCCAGATTCAAGTAACCTCAAAGACCGGAGGCAACCAGTTTCATGGCAGCGCTTTCTTCCGGTTCAGCCGCCCCGGCCTCAATGCATACCAGCGCTACAACGGCTCAGGAACCTTCCAACCCGGCACACCGGCCGAACGTGGACTCCTTCGTGATACGGAACAGGCGAACCAGATCGGTGGAAGCGTCGGAGGACCCATCTGGAAAAACAAGCTCTTTGCCTTCTTTGCCTACGAAACCCAACGCGACAACTCCAAACAAACCGGAACTGGCTGGTATGAGACCTCGGCCTTTGCAGCCCTTGCTCCTGCGAATAGCATCTCCTCAACCTATCTGAACTTTCCTGGGGCTGCAGTCGCGGCTTCGTCAATCGTCAACCAGACCTGCGCAAACGCCGGCTTAGTCGAAGGGGTCAACTGCCGCACCATCGCGGGCCAGGGACTCAACATTGGCTCACCTCTTAATCAGGCGCTCGGAACCCAGGATCTATCGTGGCAGAGTACAACCAATCCAGGTGTCGGTGGAGGCCTTACAGACACACCAGACATCGCGCTCTTCAACACGGTCAACCCCACAACACGCTCTGCAACACAATACAACGGCCGGCTTGATGCCGATATCACCAAAAACGACCACGCGGCTTTTGCGGTCTACTGGGTTCCGCTGTCAAGCACGAACTACAACTCATCGGTTCGTGCCTATAACCTGTTTCACCACGACCAGGTCAACGAAGCCTACTCAGCTATCTGGAATCACATCTTTTCACCGACATTCCTTAACGAAGCTCGCGCCAATGATGCCGGCTATCGATATAACGAGATTGCCTCTAACCCACAAGCGCCCTTCGGACTGCCACTATCAAGCGTAGACCAGCTCGGAAGCATCACTCTTGGCACCTTCGGAGCCGGCGGCCCAGCCGATCTCAATCAGCACACCTATACCTACAAAGATATAGCTACTAAGATCGCCGGGAATCACACCATTAAATTCGGCGGCGAAATAACTCGGCTCTATTACCTCAACGTCAACACCGGTGCGGCTCGCCCGCTCTATGCCTTCTACAACATCTGGGATTTTCTCAACGACGCCCCGCACAGTGAAGCGGCCAGCTTCAACCCGGCAACCGGGACGCCATCCACAAACCGGCAGGACACCCGCGAAACCTTCTACGCCTTCTTCGTTCAAGACGAATGGAAGGCGCGACCAAATCTGACCCTCAATGCCGGCCTTCGTTACTCCTACTTCGGGCCGTTTTCATCAAAGCAAAATAATCTTGGCGTCGTTGTTCTGGGCGGCGGCGCCAGCACCTACACAGGCCTCACCGTTCGCGAAGGAGGAAACCTCACCAACGCACAAAAGGGAAATTTCGGTCCTCAGTTTGGCTTTGCCTTCACCCCGGATAGGTTCCACGGCAAGGCTGTCTTTCGCGGAGGATATGGCCTCAACTTCAACCAGACTGAGATCTCTATCGCCGGCAACTCGGGCAGCAACCCTCCCGGTCTGCTCGGTGTCACCTACAGTAGTGGCAGTCCAGCCGCGATTGATCCGCGCATCGTCTATGCAATCGCAAGCGATCCAAAATCGCTCTTCGGTTATCCCGCAAACCCAAATGCCATTGGGGGATTCAACTCAGCAAATCTTCCGCTTGCAGGCGGGGCGTTTTTGTACGCATTTCAAGCCAACCAGCCCACGATCTACACGCAACATTACTCCCTCGATACACAGATCGATTTAGGCCATCAATTCGTCGCAACGGTCGGCTATCAGGGCAGTACGACGCGTCATCTCATCGTCCAATCCTTCCTGTACGTCAACGCATTCGCAGCAGGCCAGGTTCAAAATCCGCTCGTACAAAACATCGACGAATACGGCAACACAGGCCACTCGAATAACAACTCACTTCTCGTCGGCTTTAAACATCAGATGTCCCACCAGTTCATGTTCGACACCGAGTTCAGCTACGCGAAGACGATGGATACGGGATCCGGCCCCTTCTACATGGATCCATATCCCTTCCGGCCGGATCTGGCCTATGGTCGCTCCGACTTCAACTACGGCAAAGCCTTGAAAATCTACGGCCTGTGGCAACCCAGGTTTTTCCACGGCAATGGAGTGCTCTCAAAGGTCGTAGACGGCTGGTCACTCAGCGGCATCTTCAACCTCCACACTGGCTTTCCCTTCACCCCAACCTACAATGTTCCAGGCGGCAATCTCTACTACGCTGCCAGCGGCTACAACACGCTGCGGCCCGCCTTCTATAACGGCGGTGCCGGCCACAACAGCGGCAATAACGCCTTTGAGAATGGCAAGCCAAACCTCAACTTCCCGGCGGCAGGCTCAGACCAGCCCTACTTCACTGCGCCGATTGCTCCCACCGCGGGTAGTTCCGGCTTTGCTTCCGGTCTGCCGCAGCTTCCCCAGGTCGCACGCAACTCATTCGATGGCCCCGGCTACAAAGATGTTGATGCAACACTCACGAAGTCCTTCGGCCTGCCAAAGGCGCGCGTCATTGGGGAAAATGCTGCAATCGAAATTCGAGCGGACGCCTTCAATCTCTTCAACAACATCAACCTCACATCGAGCACCGTGGTCAACAAC is drawn from Edaphobacter lichenicola and contains these coding sequences:
- a CDS encoding TonB-dependent receptor, whose product is MFHFDSKSPHRPRLRQYVLSRAVVAIAILGLGTTVARAQFRASIQGTVSDPQGEVIPGATLTLTDTDTNHVVTATSNGSGVYNFNALPPDHFTLTAEAKGFKQQVIQNVQITPEQSNAINVQLALGEASTSVTVSGDAIAALDTETASISGNVDSNQIQHLPSSGRDVFQLVQLAPGVFGDGAQSSNPNNANQLPGTQGPGGANRANGIFQTENGPQANANGGQYETNGISIDGISTVSAVWGGTSIITPTEDSVGSVKVLSNGYDAENGRFSGAQIQVTSKTGGNQFHGSAFFRFSRPGLNAYQRYNGSGTFQPGTPAERGLLRDTEQANQIGGSVGGPIWKNKLFAFFAYETQRDNSKQTGTGWYETSAFAALAPANSISSTYLNFPGAAVAASSIVNQTCANAGLVEGVNCRTIAGQGLNIGSPLNQALGTQDLSWQSTTNPGVGGGLTDTPDIALFNTVNPTTRSATQYNGRLDADITKNDHAAFAVYWVPLSSTNYNSSVRAYNLFHHDQVNEAYSAIWNHIFSPTFLNEARANDAGYRYNEIASNPQAPFGLPLSSVDQLGSITLGTFGAGGPADLNQHTYTYKDIATKIAGNHTIKFGGEITRLYYLNVNTGAARPLYAFYNIWDFLNDAPHSEAASFNPATGTPSTNRQDTRETFYAFFVQDEWKARPNLTLNAGLRYSYFGPFSSKQNNLGVVVLGGGASTYTGLTVREGGNLTNAQKGNFGPQFGFAFTPDRFHGKAVFRGGYGLNFNQTEISIAGNSGSNPPGLLGVTYSSGSPAAIDPRIVYAIASDPKSLFGYPANPNAIGGFNSANLPLAGGAFLYAFQANQPTIYTQHYSLDTQIDLGHQFVATVGYQGSTTRHLIVQSFLYVNAFAAGQVQNPLVQNIDEYGNTGHSNNNSLLVGFKHQMSHQFMFDTEFSYAKTMDTGSGPFYMDPYPFRPDLAYGRSDFNYGKALKIYGLWQPRFFHGNGVLSKVVDGWSLSGIFNLHTGFPFTPTYNVPGGNLYYAASGYNTLRPAFYNGGAGHNSGNNAFENGKPNLNFPAAGSDQPYFTAPIAPTAGSSGFASGLPQLPQVARNSFDGPGYKDVDATLTKSFGLPKARVIGENAAIEIRADAFNLFNNINLTSSTVVNNIELPNFGQAQGGLSGRIINLQARFSF